The sequence below is a genomic window from Thalassobaculum sp. OXR-137.
CGGTCCTACAGCCGGCTGCTTCTGCCGCTCGGCGCGCAGGGGCCGCGGGCGAGCCACATCATCGGCGTGATGCAGTTCTACCGCTGACCTGATCCTACCCCGTATGCTCCAGCACGACGCCGGCGAGCGGCGGCAGATCGACCACGATCGATTGGGCGAATCCGTCCCAGGGGATGGTCTCGCTCTCGAGCGTCTCGCGCATCGGCGCCCCGCTGCCGCCATAGGCGGTGGCATCGGTGTTGAGCCGCAGGGTCCAGGTGCCGTCGGCCGGCACCCCGAAGCGCCAACCCGGCCGCGGGACCGGGGTGAAATTGAAGGCCGCCGCCACCGGGGCGTCGCCCTCTTCCCCGTAACGGGCCCAGGCGATCACGGATTCCGCCTCCGCCCCGCCGTTGATCCAGCCGAAACCGTCCTCGCGCGTGTCGCGGCGGTGCAATGCCGGCAGCGACCGGTACAGCCGGTTCAAGTCGCGCACCAGCGCCTTCACGCCCGCATGATCGGCGGAGTCCAGGGCCGCCCAGTCCAGCTCGGAATCGTGGTTCCATTCCTTCGCCTGGGCCAGCTCGCCGCCCATGAACAGCAGCTTTTTGCCCGGATGGGTCCACATGAAGGCGTAGTAGGTCCGCAGGTTGGCGAAGCTCTGCCAGCGGTCGCCCGGCATCCGACCCAGCAGCGAGCCCTTGCCGTGCACAACCTCGTCGTGGCTCAGCGGCAGGATGAAGTTTTCGGTGAACGCGTAGTGCAGGCCGAATGTCATCTTGGAATGGTGGTAGCGCCGGTGGAGCGGATCCTCCTTCATGTATTCCAGGGTGTCGTTCATCCACCCCATGTTCCACTTGAAGCCGAAGCCGAGTCCGTCCTCGCTGGTCGGCCGGGTGACGCCCGGCCAGGCCGTCGATTCCTCGGCGATGGTCATGACCGAACTGTCGGCGCCGTAGACAACCTCGTTCATCCGCTTCAGCAGGGCGATGGCTTCCAGGTTCTCACGGCCGCCATGGACGTTCGGCACCCACTCGCCGTCGGACCGGCTGTAATCGCGGTACAGCATCGACGCGACGGCATCGACCCGCAGCCCGTCGGCATGGTGTGCCTCCAGCCAGTACAGGGCGTTGGCGATGAGGAAGTTCGACACCTCGCGGCGGCCGTAATTGTAGATCAGGGTGTTCCAGTCCTTGTGGAATCCCTCGCGCGGGTCGGCGTGTTCGTAGAGCGCGGTGCCGTCGAACTGGCCGAGGCCGTGCGGATCGCTCGGGAAATGCCCCGGCACCCAGTCGAGGATCAGCCCGAGGCCGTGCGCGTGGCAGGCCGCCACGAAATCGCGGAACTCCTCCGGCCGGCCGAAACGGATCGACGGGGCGAACAGCCCGACCGGCTGATAGCCCCAGGACCCGTCGAACGG
It includes:
- the glgB gene encoding 1,4-alpha-glucan branching protein GlgB — translated: MDPTTAADIARGIFPDPFSVLGIHPQGDGVVVRAYIPGAERVELIPGKSGKPVAELSPAKADGVFAARLGADPGAYRLRAHRGQDTWDVVDPYAFGPVIGEQDEYYLSEGSHLRLWQVLGAHPITHEGVEGVHFAVWAPNAMRVSVVGEFNAWDGRRHVMRRRGATGVWEIFLPGLEAGMQYKYEIRGPGGMLLPLKADPIGFGSQHPPETSSIVRDLRGYGWPDDAWMASRAERNRIDAPISIYEVHLGSWKRRWEEDGRMLSYKELAEELVPYVAEMGFTHIEVMPISEFPFDGSWGYQPVGLFAPSIRFGRPEEFRDFVAACHAHGLGLILDWVPGHFPSDPHGLGQFDGTALYEHADPREGFHKDWNTLIYNYGRREVSNFLIANALYWLEAHHADGLRVDAVASMLYRDYSRSDGEWVPNVHGGRENLEAIALLKRMNEVVYGADSSVMTIAEESTAWPGVTRPTSEDGLGFGFKWNMGWMNDTLEYMKEDPLHRRYHHSKMTFGLHYAFTENFILPLSHDEVVHGKGSLLGRMPGDRWQSFANLRTYYAFMWTHPGKKLLFMGGELAQAKEWNHDSELDWAALDSADHAGVKALVRDLNRLYRSLPALHRRDTREDGFGWINGGAEAESVIAWARYGEEGDAPVAAAFNFTPVPRPGWRFGVPADGTWTLRLNTDATAYGGSGAPMRETLESETIPWDGFAQSIVVDLPPLAGVVLEHTG